In Paractinoplanes brasiliensis, the following proteins share a genomic window:
- a CDS encoding non-ribosomal peptide synthetase: MIPLSFAQRRLWFLHQLEGPSPTYNIPTALRISGKLDRDALDAALGDVVERHESLRTLFAAAADTAHQVVQDVGARPRLTVVGTCEDEVGDRLAEATGFAFDLTADLPIRATLFDLGADEHVLLLLVHHVAGDGWSQPLLVRDLLTAYAARGAGQEPQWEPLPVQYADYTLWQREVLGAEDDPDSLISRQLRYWSTALAGLPEELNLPVDRTRPTVPSYRGDTVTFSVPADVHTRLAELARARQVSVFMVVQAALAVLLSRLGAGADIPIGTPIAGRTDEGLRDLIGLFVNTLVLRTDLSGDPTFPELLARVREANLAAYEHQDVPFERLVEVLNPPRAAARNPLFQTLVTWDNIDKSAAHDAVGRLAGARVSPFPADTGIARFDLSFTFGERHAGPGAPAGIPGSLTYATDLFDRGSVEVLVERFLRVLELAAADPGTPVTRWDVLSADERHQTLTGWNDTAAELPTGSFVDWFESSVSTTPDAPAVIFGDQVVSYAQLNTRVNRTARILADKGAGPGQFVAVTLPRSVDLLVSLLAVLKTGAAFLPIDVNYPADRVAHMLDDVAPVLTLSEPVLDEGGDPTNLARRVPAAAPAYVIFTSGSTGRPKGVVVPRAALDNFLFAMRRQLPLAAGDQLLAVTTIGFDIAGLELFLPLTVGATVVLADRDTARDPAALCDILDTGQITMMQATPSLWHAITTERPHTLTNTHILVGGEALPPPLAQTLTHHAPTVHNMYGPTETTIWSTTTPIHHNTPPHIGKPITNTQTYILDNNLQPTPPGTPGDLYIAGHGLAHGYHHQPTLTTQRFTANPYGPPGTRMYRTGDLAQWTTTGTLQYLGRTDNQIKLRGHRIEPQEIETALTNLPHITAAAITTHNHQLIAYLVTTTPTTTHHIRQQLATTLPDHMLPTTTIELPHLPLTDNGKLNRKALPLPDTTNTPPTGRPPRTPQEQVLCTLFAETLGRPITIDDDFFTHGGHSLLAMRLASRIRTTLGVQLEISQLFDSPTVAGLSAALGSAAGARPPLTAGPRPERLPLSFAQQRLWFLNRLDGLSPAYNVPVALRLTGPLDVRALEAAFADVTDRHETLRTVFADDADGSHQLVLPSVRTAVPVLPVAERELAERVSEVAGRGFDLAEEPPLRATVLRLAADRHVLVLVLHHIAGDGGWSAPVLVRDLLTAYAARTAGTEPDWKPLPVQYADYTLWQRKVLGSEEDPDSPISRQLSYWRQALDGLPDELALPRDRPRPLQAGHHGDEVPFVIPAELRRALDRTAAEQHVSIFMVVQAALAVLLSRLGAGADIPIGTPIAGRTDESLEDLVGFFLNILVLRTDLSGDPTFPELLARVREANLAAYEHQDVPFERLVEVLNPARSMARHPLFQVMLAFNNVDQQAALGQADRLGDLTVAGEPTGTGAVMTDLRFALGDSGDGTALTGKVEYATELFDRGSVEVLVERFLRVLELAAADPGTPVTRWDLLSADERHQTLTGWNDTAAELPTGSFVDWFESSVSTTPDAPAVIFGDQVVSYAELNTRVNQVARVLIADGAGPGEFVAVTLPRSVELVVSVLAVLKTGAAFLPIDVNYPADRVAYMLDDVAPVLTLSTPIHNPGGDTANPDVRVPGSAPAYVIFTSGSTGRPKGVVVPRVALDNFLYDMRERFPLTTGDRLLAVTTVGFDIAGLELLLPLVCGAAVVLTDQDTARDPAALCDILDTGQITMMQATPSLWHAITTERPHTLTNTHILVGGEALPPPLAQTLTHHAPTVHNMYGPTETTIWSTTTPIHHNTPPHIGKPITNTQTYILDNNLQPTPPGTPGDLYIAGHGLAHGYHHQPTLTTQRFTANPYGPPGTRMYRTGDLAQWTTTGTLQYLGRTDNQIKLRGHRIEPQEIETALTNLPHITAAAITTHNHQLIAYLVTTTPTTTHHIRQQLATTLPDHMLPTTTIELPHLPLTDNGKLNRKALPPPPETTAPSGRAPRTAHERILQTLFAETLGQPAITIDDDFFTHGGHSLLAMRLASRIRTTLGVQIVVRDLFQASTVAKLAAVIGDARGARPALAAGRRPERVPLSSAQQRLWFLHRMEGPTPTYNLASALRLTGELDLAALEAAFGDVVNRHESLRTVFADDADGSHQIVLDDVRPPFSVAPATDLDDDLRAAARHSFDLSREIPIRMSVFRTGPDEWVALLLMHHIASDGWSMPVLADDLTSAYGARRAGREPDWEPLPVQYADFALWQRGLLEGEQEGQLAYWRRALAGLPEEISLPTDRPRPARGTQAGQVVRFDLPASLHAGLLDVAARTGTTAFMVVQAALAVVLSRLGAGTDIPIGTPIAGRADTALDKLVGFFVNTLVLRCDLTGDPTFTELLGRIREVDLDAYAHQDVPFERLVEELNPARSLARHPLFQTELLWQQQEPGRTAPGDLGGLRVADRPVHTGVARFDLSFALFAGADAGPVHGELLFSTDLFDRSTAESLVVRLTQALTAVAGEPDRRISRIELLTDQERRWLLTEWNDTGREVTTATLPALFEAQVARAPHAPAVSFGEVTWTYEELNARANQLARALIEHGVGPEDFVAVVLPRSPELVAGLMAVLKAGAAYFPVDPNLPPARVAYMLENVSPAAVLTTDLGGLSLPAGPGARIDVRGELTRPATDVRDDERTSRLSPLHPSYVIHTSGSTGRPKGVVMTTGAMVNVLEWHNRSVPGGPGTVTAQFAAVSFDVSVQEMLSALLYGKSLVACPEEIRRDPRELAAWMARHRVQELLSPNLVVDAVFEAAQEYGEDLSALGLVAQAGEALTLREHVRRFYSRWPGNQLHNQYGPTETQVVTAWPLPSDVADWPAVPPIGGPVDNTRLYVLDEGLMPVPVGVTGELYIAGAGLARGYHNRPGLTAERFVADPFDGRGARMYRSGDLVRHRPDGLLDFVGRADHQVKLRGFRIELGEIEQVLGGHPSVVRAAVLLTDDKRLVAYVVPAGGAEFGVDELRAHAQSALPDYMMPSVIVPIDSLPFTVNGKLDRRALPDVTAEPSRAGRRAPHGAREEILCGLFAEVLKVQDVGVDDNFFELGGHSMLVASLIRRVKAVLGLDLAVRTLFESPTVAELVEALATTRPDDPGAALRTMLPLRARGELTPLFCVHAGSGASWCYSGLMAQLDPQQPIYGLQARGIAEVEPLPSTVEEMAADYLAEIRKVQPHGPYRLLGWSFGGHAAHAIATLLQEQGEEVDLLVLVDSHPQGKESPRLSTSEIVAQQMRAVGFPFEEEELVEGAFPMERYLAHLRTYNNAFADLTDDQIVRMLDIYVNNVQLMRAFEPGLYRGDVLFFSAAPGGVKVADSARWQPYVRGLIDDHDIDSDHEGMFTRPEAVAAIGAILAKALAP, translated from the coding sequence GTGATCCCACTCTCGTTCGCGCAGCGTCGGTTGTGGTTCCTGCACCAGTTGGAGGGGCCCAGCCCCACCTACAACATCCCGACGGCGTTACGGATCTCGGGGAAGCTCGACCGCGACGCCCTGGACGCGGCGCTGGGCGACGTGGTCGAGCGGCACGAGTCCCTGCGCACCCTGTTCGCGGCCGCCGCCGACACCGCCCACCAGGTGGTGCAGGACGTGGGCGCACGGCCCCGGCTGACCGTCGTCGGCACCTGCGAGGACGAGGTGGGGGACCGGCTGGCCGAGGCGACCGGTTTCGCGTTCGACCTGACGGCCGACCTGCCGATCCGGGCGACGCTCTTCGACCTCGGCGCCGACGAGCACGTCCTCCTGCTGCTCGTGCACCACGTGGCGGGTGACGGGTGGTCCCAGCCGTTGCTCGTCCGCGATCTCCTGACGGCGTACGCGGCCCGCGGCGCGGGACAGGAGCCGCAGTGGGAGCCGCTGCCGGTCCAGTACGCCGACTACACGCTGTGGCAGCGGGAGGTCCTCGGCGCCGAGGACGACCCGGACAGCCTGATCTCCCGGCAACTGCGGTACTGGTCCACGGCGCTGGCCGGGCTTCCGGAGGAGCTGAACCTGCCCGTGGACCGGACGCGCCCCACGGTCCCGTCCTACCGCGGCGACACCGTCACCTTCTCGGTTCCAGCCGACGTCCACACCCGGCTGGCCGAGCTGGCGCGCGCCCGGCAGGTCAGCGTCTTCATGGTGGTGCAGGCGGCGTTGGCGGTGCTGCTGTCGCGGCTGGGCGCGGGCGCCGACATCCCGATCGGCACCCCCATCGCCGGGCGCACCGACGAGGGCCTGCGGGATCTGATCGGCCTGTTCGTCAACACCCTGGTGCTGCGGACGGACCTGTCCGGCGACCCGACCTTCCCCGAGCTGCTGGCCCGGGTCCGGGAGGCGAACCTGGCCGCGTACGAGCATCAGGACGTGCCGTTCGAGCGGCTGGTCGAGGTGCTCAACCCGCCGCGGGCGGCCGCCCGCAACCCGCTCTTCCAGACCCTCGTCACCTGGGACAACATCGACAAGAGCGCGGCGCACGACGCCGTCGGACGGCTGGCGGGCGCCCGGGTGTCCCCCTTCCCGGCGGACACCGGGATCGCGCGGTTCGACCTGTCCTTCACTTTCGGGGAGCGGCACGCCGGCCCCGGCGCACCCGCCGGCATCCCGGGCTCCCTGACCTACGCCACCGACCTGTTCGATCGTGGTTCGGTGGAGGTGCTGGTCGAGCGGTTCCTGCGGGTCCTCGAACTGGCCGCCGCCGACCCCGGCACCCCGGTGACCCGTTGGGACGTGCTCTCGGCCGACGAACGACACCAAACCCTCACCGGCTGGAACGACACCGCCGCAGAACTGCCGACCGGCTCCTTCGTCGACTGGTTCGAATCCTCCGTGTCAACCACCCCGGACGCACCCGCCGTGATCTTCGGCGACCAGGTCGTGTCCTACGCCCAGCTCAACACCCGCGTCAACCGGACGGCGCGGATCCTGGCGGACAAGGGCGCCGGCCCGGGACAGTTCGTGGCGGTGACCCTGCCCCGCTCGGTCGACCTGCTCGTATCGCTGCTGGCAGTGCTCAAGACCGGCGCCGCCTTCCTGCCCATCGACGTGAACTACCCCGCCGACCGGGTCGCCCACATGCTCGACGACGTCGCACCCGTGCTGACGCTCTCCGAACCGGTTCTCGACGAGGGCGGCGATCCCACGAACCTGGCCCGGCGTGTGCCCGCCGCCGCCCCGGCCTATGTGATCTTCACGTCGGGATCCACCGGACGGCCCAAGGGTGTCGTGGTCCCCCGCGCGGCGCTCGACAACTTCCTGTTCGCCATGCGCCGGCAGCTTCCCCTGGCCGCGGGGGATCAGCTGCTTGCCGTCACCACCATCGGCTTCGACATCGCCGGGCTCGAGTTGTTCCTGCCCTTGACGGTCGGCGCAACCGTCGTCCTGGCCGACCGGGACACGGCGCGTGATCCGGCCGCGCTGTGCGACATCCTCGACACCGGCCAGATCACCATGATGCAAGCCACCCCCAGCCTCTGGCACGCCATCACCACCGAACGACCACACACCCTCACCAACACCCACATCCTCGTCGGCGGCGAAGCACTACCCCCACCCCTCGCCCAAACCCTCACCCACCACGCCCCCACCGTCCACAACATGTACGGACCCACCGAAACCACCATCTGGTCCACCACCACCCCCATCCACCACAACACCCCACCCCACATCGGCAAACCCATCACCAACACCCAGACCTACATCCTCGACAACAACCTCCAACCCACCCCACCCGGAACCCCCGGCGACCTCTACATCGCCGGCCACGGCCTCGCCCACGGCTACCACCACCAACCCACCCTCACCACCCAACGCTTCACCGCCAACCCCTACGGCCCACCCGGCACCCGCATGTACCGCACCGGCGACCTCGCCCAATGGACCACCACCGGCACCCTGCAATACCTCGGCCGCACCGACAACCAAATCAAACTCCGCGGCCACCGCATCGAACCCCAAGAAATCGAAACCGCCCTCACCAACCTCCCCCACATCACCGCCGCCGCCATCACCACCCACAACCACCAACTCATCGCCTACCTCGTCACCACCACCCCCACCACCACCCACCACATCCGACAACAACTCGCCACAACCCTCCCCGACCACATGCTCCCCACCACCACCATCGAACTCCCCCACCTCCCCCTCACCGACAACGGCAAACTCAACCGCAAAGCCCTACCCCTTCCCGACACCACGAACACCCCGCCCACCGGGCGACCGCCGCGCACACCGCAGGAACAAGTCCTCTGCACGCTCTTCGCCGAAACCCTCGGCCGGCCCATCACGATCGACGACGACTTCTTCACCCACGGCGGCCACTCCCTGCTCGCCATGCGCCTCGCCAGCCGCATCCGCACCACCCTCGGCGTCCAGCTCGAGATCAGTCAGTTGTTCGACTCCCCGACGGTGGCGGGGTTGTCGGCGGCCCTCGGCTCGGCGGCGGGCGCCCGGCCCCCGCTGACCGCCGGTCCCCGCCCGGAGCGGCTTCCGCTCTCGTTCGCCCAGCAGCGGCTGTGGTTCCTCAACCGGCTGGACGGGCTCAGCCCGGCGTACAACGTGCCGGTCGCGCTGCGCCTGACCGGCCCGCTCGACGTCCGCGCGCTGGAGGCCGCGTTCGCTGATGTCACCGACCGGCACGAGACCCTGCGCACCGTCTTCGCCGACGACGCCGACGGCTCCCACCAGCTCGTCCTGCCCTCGGTCCGGACAGCCGTCCCGGTCCTGCCGGTGGCCGAGCGTGAGCTGGCCGAGCGGGTGAGCGAGGTGGCCGGGCGCGGGTTCGACCTCGCCGAGGAGCCACCGCTGCGGGCCACCGTGCTACGGCTCGCGGCCGACCGGCACGTCCTCGTGCTGGTCCTGCATCACATCGCCGGCGACGGCGGCTGGTCGGCCCCGGTCCTCGTCCGCGACCTCCTCACCGCCTACGCGGCCCGTACGGCCGGGACAGAGCCGGACTGGAAGCCGTTGCCGGTCCAGTACGCCGACTACACGCTGTGGCAGCGGAAGGTTCTCGGCTCCGAGGAGGATCCGGACAGCCCGATCTCGCGGCAGCTGTCGTACTGGCGTCAGGCGCTGGACGGCCTGCCCGACGAGCTCGCGCTGCCGAGGGACCGGCCCCGCCCGCTCCAGGCCGGCCACCACGGCGACGAGGTGCCGTTCGTCATCCCGGCCGAGCTGCGGCGCGCGCTCGACCGGACGGCGGCCGAGCAGCACGTGAGCATCTTCATGGTGGTGCAGGCGGCGCTGGCGGTGCTGCTGTCGCGGCTGGGCGCGGGCGCCGACATCCCGATCGGCACCCCGATCGCCGGGCGCACCGACGAGTCGCTGGAGGATCTGGTCGGGTTCTTCCTGAACATCCTGGTGCTGCGGACGGACCTGTCCGGCGACCCGACCTTCCCCGAGCTGCTGGCCCGGGTCCGGGAGGCGAACCTGGCCGCGTACGAGCATCAGGACGTGCCGTTCGAGCGGCTGGTCGAGGTGCTCAACCCGGCCCGCTCGATGGCCCGGCACCCGCTCTTCCAGGTGATGCTGGCGTTCAACAACGTCGATCAGCAGGCGGCCCTGGGGCAGGCGGACAGGCTCGGCGATCTCACCGTCGCCGGCGAGCCGACCGGCACGGGCGCCGTCATGACCGACCTGCGGTTCGCTCTCGGCGACAGCGGCGACGGCACCGCCCTGACGGGAAAGGTCGAGTACGCCACCGAGTTGTTCGATCGTGGTTCGGTGGAGGTGCTGGTCGAGCGGTTCCTGCGGGTCCTCGAACTGGCCGCCGCCGACCCCGGCACCCCGGTGACCCGCTGGGACCTGCTCTCGGCCGACGAACGACACCAAACCCTCACCGGCTGGAACGACACCGCCGCAGAACTGCCGACCGGCTCCTTCGTCGACTGGTTCGAATCCTCCGTGTCAACCACCCCGGACGCACCCGCCGTGATCTTCGGCGACCAGGTCGTGTCCTACGCCGAGCTCAACACCCGCGTCAATCAGGTCGCCCGGGTTCTGATCGCCGACGGAGCCGGCCCCGGGGAGTTCGTGGCGGTGACCCTGCCCCGCTCGGTCGAGCTCGTGGTGTCGGTGCTGGCGGTGCTCAAGACCGGCGCCGCCTTCCTGCCCATCGACGTGAACTACCCCGCCGACCGGGTCGCCTACATGCTGGACGACGTCGCACCCGTGCTCACGCTGTCGACCCCGATCCACAACCCCGGCGGCGACACGGCCAACCCGGACGTGCGGGTCCCGGGTTCGGCTCCGGCGTACGTGATCTTCACATCCGGTTCGACGGGCCGGCCCAAGGGTGTCGTGGTGCCCCGGGTTGCGCTGGACAACTTCCTGTACGACATGCGCGAGCGTTTCCCGCTCACCACCGGCGACCGGCTCCTCGCCGTGACGACCGTCGGCTTCGACATCGCGGGCCTGGAACTCCTGCTGCCCCTCGTCTGTGGCGCGGCGGTCGTGCTGACCGATCAGGACACCGCCCGTGACCCGGCGGCGCTGTGCGACATCCTCGACACCGGCCAGATCACCATGATGCAAGCCACCCCCAGCCTCTGGCACGCCATCACCACCGAACGACCACACACCCTCACCAACACCCACATCCTCGTCGGCGGCGAAGCACTACCCCCACCCCTCGCCCAAACCCTCACCCACCACGCCCCCACCGTCCACAACATGTACGGACCCACCGAAACCACCATCTGGTCCACCACCACCCCCATCCACCACAACACCCCACCCCACATCGGCAAACCCATCACCAACACCCAGACCTACATCCTCGACAACAACCTCCAACCCACCCCACCCGGAACCCCCGGCGACCTCTACATCGCCGGCCACGGCCTCGCCCACGGCTACCACCACCAACCCACCCTCACCACCCAACGCTTCACCGCCAACCCCTACGGCCCACCCGGCACCCGCATGTACCGCACCGGCGACCTCGCCCAATGGACCACCACCGGCACCCTGCAATACCTCGGCCGCACCGACAACCAAATCAAACTCCGCGGCCACCGCATCGAACCCCAAGAAATCGAAACCGCCCTCACCAACCTCCCCCACATCACCGCCGCCGCCATCACCACCCACAACCACCAACTCATCGCCTACCTCGTCACCACCACCCCCACCACCACCCACCACATCCGACAACAACTCGCCACAACCCTCCCCGACCACATGCTCCCCACCACCACCATCGAACTCCCCCACCTCCCCCTCACCGACAACGGCAAACTCAACCGCAAAGCCCTACCCCCACCACCGGAAACCACCGCCCCCAGCGGACGCGCACCCCGCACCGCCCACGAACGCATCCTCCAGACCCTGTTCGCCGAAACCCTCGGCCAACCCGCCATCACGATCGACGACGACTTCTTCACCCACGGCGGCCACTCCCTGCTCGCCATGCGCCTCGCCAGCCGCATCCGCACCACCCTCGGCGTCCAGATCGTCGTGCGGGACCTGTTCCAGGCGAGCACGGTCGCGAAGCTCGCGGCGGTCATCGGCGACGCCCGGGGCGCCCGGCCGGCGTTGGCGGCCGGACGGCGCCCGGAGCGGGTGCCGCTCTCCTCCGCCCAGCAGCGGCTCTGGTTCCTGCACCGGATGGAAGGGCCGACGCCCACCTACAACCTGGCGTCCGCGCTGCGGCTGACCGGCGAGCTCGATCTCGCCGCGCTGGAGGCCGCGTTCGGCGACGTCGTCAACCGGCACGAAAGCCTGCGGACCGTCTTCGCCGACGACGCCGACGGCTCCCACCAGATCGTCCTGGACGACGTGCGGCCGCCGTTCAGCGTCGCGCCGGCGACCGACCTGGACGACGACCTCCGGGCCGCCGCGCGCCACAGCTTCGACCTGTCCCGCGAGATCCCCATCCGGATGTCGGTGTTCCGCACCGGCCCCGACGAGTGGGTGGCCCTGCTCCTGATGCACCACATCGCGAGCGACGGCTGGTCGATGCCGGTGCTCGCCGACGACCTGACCAGCGCGTACGGGGCGCGCCGGGCCGGCCGGGAGCCGGACTGGGAACCGCTGCCGGTCCAGTACGCCGACTTCGCGCTGTGGCAGCGCGGGCTGCTCGAGGGGGAGCAGGAGGGACAGCTCGCCTACTGGCGCCGGGCGCTCGCCGGGCTGCCGGAGGAGATCTCGCTGCCCACCGACCGTCCCCGCCCGGCCCGGGGCACCCAGGCCGGGCAGGTGGTGCGGTTCGACCTGCCCGCGTCCCTGCACGCCGGGCTGCTCGACGTGGCCGCCCGCACCGGGACCACCGCCTTCATGGTGGTGCAGGCGGCGCTGGCGGTGGTGCTGTCCCGGCTCGGGGCGGGCACCGACATCCCGATCGGCACCCCCATCGCCGGGCGTGCCGACACGGCCCTGGACAAGCTGGTCGGGTTCTTTGTCAACACCCTGGTGCTGCGGTGCGACCTCACCGGGGATCCCACCTTCACCGAACTCCTCGGACGGATCCGGGAGGTCGACCTCGACGCGTACGCGCACCAGGACGTGCCGTTCGAGCGGCTGGTCGAGGAGCTGAACCCGGCCCGCTCGCTGGCCCGCCATCCGCTGTTCCAGACCGAGCTGCTCTGGCAGCAGCAGGAACCCGGGCGTACTGCCCCCGGCGACCTCGGCGGACTCCGGGTGGCCGACCGGCCGGTCCACACCGGCGTGGCCCGGTTCGACCTCTCCTTCGCGCTGTTCGCCGGCGCCGACGCCGGCCCGGTCCACGGCGAGCTGCTGTTCAGCACCGACCTGTTCGACCGGTCCACCGCCGAGTCGCTGGTCGTCCGCCTCACGCAGGCGCTGACGGCGGTGGCCGGCGAGCCGGACCGCCGGATCAGCCGGATCGAGCTGCTGACCGACCAGGAACGCCGGTGGCTGCTGACCGAGTGGAACGACACCGGACGGGAGGTCACCACGGCCACCCTCCCCGCGTTGTTCGAGGCACAGGTGGCGCGGGCGCCGCACGCGCCGGCCGTCAGCTTCGGCGAGGTGACGTGGACGTACGAGGAACTCAACGCCCGCGCGAACCAGCTGGCCCGGGCCCTGATCGAGCACGGTGTCGGCCCGGAGGACTTCGTGGCGGTCGTGCTGCCCCGATCGCCGGAGCTGGTCGCGGGGCTGATGGCGGTGCTCAAGGCGGGCGCGGCCTACTTCCCGGTCGATCCGAACCTGCCGCCGGCCCGGGTGGCGTACATGCTCGAGAACGTCTCACCGGCCGCCGTGCTCACCACCGACCTGGGCGGGCTGTCGCTGCCGGCCGGTCCCGGCGCCCGGATCGACGTGCGCGGAGAGCTCACCCGGCCGGCGACCGACGTGCGGGACGACGAACGGACGAGCCGCCTGTCGCCGCTGCACCCTTCGTACGTCATCCACACGTCGGGATCGACCGGCCGGCCCAAGGGCGTGGTGATGACCACCGGGGCCATGGTGAACGTGCTGGAGTGGCACAACCGTTCCGTGCCGGGCGGCCCGGGCACGGTCACCGCCCAGTTCGCGGCGGTCAGCTTCGACGTGTCGGTCCAGGAGATGCTGTCCGCGCTGCTGTACGGCAAGTCGCTGGTCGCCTGCCCGGAGGAGATCCGCCGTGACCCGCGCGAGCTCGCGGCGTGGATGGCGCGCCACCGCGTACAGGAACTGCTGTCCCCCAATCTCGTCGTGGACGCGGTGTTCGAGGCGGCGCAGGAGTACGGCGAGGACCTGTCGGCGCTCGGGCTGGTGGCCCAGGCCGGCGAGGCGCTGACCCTGCGGGAGCACGTACGCCGGTTCTACTCGCGGTGGCCCGGCAACCAGCTGCACAACCAGTACGGGCCCACGGAGACACAGGTCGTCACGGCCTGGCCGCTGCCTTCGGACGTCGCCGACTGGCCGGCGGTTCCGCCGATCGGCGGGCCGGTCGACAACACCCGCCTGTACGTGCTGGACGAGGGGTTGATGCCGGTGCCGGTCGGCGTCACCGGTGAGCTGTACATCGCCGGGGCCGGGCTGGCCCGCGGCTACCACAACCGTCCCGGCCTGACCGCCGAGCGGTTCGTGGCCGACCCGTTCGACGGGCGCGGCGCCCGGATGTACCGCTCCGGCGACCTCGTCCGCCATCGGCCCGACGGCCTGCTCGATTTCGTCGGGCGCGCCGACCATCAGGTGAAGCTGCGCGGTTTCCGGATCGAGCTGGGCGAGATCGAGCAGGTGCTGGGGGGTCATCCGTCGGTGGTCCGGGCGGCGGTGCTGCTCACCGACGACAAGCGGCTGGTCGCGTACGTCGTTCCGGCCGGCGGCGCCGAGTTCGGCGTGGACGAGCTCCGGGCCCACGCGCAGAGCGCGCTGCCGGATTACATGATGCCGTCGGTCATCGTGCCGATCGACAGTCTTCCGTTCACGGTCAACGGCAAACTCGACCGCCGCGCCCTGCCGGACGTCACCGCCGAGCCGTCGCGGGCCGGGCGCAGGGCACCGCACGGCGCCCGCGAGGAGATCCTCTGCGGGTTGTTCGCGGAGGTGCTCAAGGTGCAGGACGTGGGGGTCGACGACAACTTCTTCGAGCTCGGCGGCCACTCGATGCTCGTCGCGAGCCTGATCCGCCGGGTCAAGGCAGTGCTCGGCCTCGACCTCGCGGTGCGCACGCTGTTCGAGTCCCCGACAGTGGCCGAGCTGGTCGAGGCGCTCGCCACCACCCGGCCCGACGACCCGGGCGCCGCGCTGCGCACGATGTTGCCGCTGCGCGCGCGGGGCGAGCTGACACCGCTGTTCTGCGTGCACGCGGGTTCGGGGGCGAGCTGGTGCTACTCCGGGCTCATGGCGCAGCTCGATCCCCAGCAGCCGATCTACGGGCTGCAGGCGCGCGGGATCGCCGAGGTCGAGCCGCTGCCCTCCACGGTCGAGGAGATGGCGGCCGACTACCTCGCCGAGATCCGCAAGGTGCAGCCGCACGGGCCCTACCGCCTGCTGGGCTGGTCGTTCGGCGGCCATGCGGCGCACGCGATCGCCACCCTGCTGCAGGAGCAGGGCGAGGAGGTCGACCTGCTCGTGCTGGTCGACTCCCACCCGCAGGGCAAGGAGTCGCCGCGCCTCAGCACGAGCGAGATCGTCGCTCAGCAGATGCGGGCGGTGGGCTTCCCGTTCGAGGAGGAGGAGCTGGTCGAGGGCGCCTTCCCGATGGAGCGCTACCTCGCGCACCTGCGGACCTACAACAACGCCTTCGCGGACCTGACCGACGACCAGATCGTCCGCATGCTGGACATCTACGTCAACAACGTCCAGCTGATGCGGGCCTTCGAGCCCGGCCTCTACCGCGGTGACGTGCTGTTCTTCTCGGCTGCCCCGGGCGGGGTCAAGGTCGCGGACAGCGCCCGCTGGCAGCCGTACGTCCGCGGGCTGATCGACGATCACGACATCGACTCCGACCACGAGGGCATGTTCACCCGGCCCGAGGCGGTGGCGGCGATCGGCGCGATCCTGGCCAAGGCGCTGGCGCCATGA
- a CDS encoding aspartyl/asparaginyl beta-hydroxylase domain-containing protein: MSGRKAELVEQVARIRDLDLRLLDRVSREALTLDRNWMVEYARWQSGNWQTMSLYNDSGDPSDVAIRDCEARETTVLEHMPATRELLRSFGLKYMWVRIARLPANTFLWEHSDYRDLADLERHRLHIPLHTNRSATLTLGGARVHLGYGSLWRLVPTNRHGACNLSGPDRLHIIMDCYADDTFRDLTSNLTLDDNDIQWLPEATDGEISAHLDEAVALGKLGYHQAAEHSLLKLFYQYSMPEGMGYDLVIRAYEMMGEHARAEQWRLEKKVKLCLA, encoded by the coding sequence ATGAGCGGTCGGAAAGCGGAACTCGTGGAACAGGTCGCCCGAATCCGGGATCTCGATCTTCGTCTCCTCGACCGGGTCAGTCGAGAGGCGCTCACGCTCGATCGGAATTGGATGGTGGAATACGCGCGCTGGCAGAGCGGAAACTGGCAGACCATGTCGCTCTACAACGACAGCGGCGATCCCAGCGACGTTGCCATCCGCGACTGCGAGGCACGCGAGACAACCGTGCTGGAGCACATGCCGGCCACGCGTGAGCTGCTCCGCTCGTTCGGGCTGAAATACATGTGGGTGCGCATCGCGCGGCTGCCGGCGAACACCTTCCTCTGGGAGCACAGCGACTACCGCGACCTGGCTGACCTGGAGCGGCACCGGCTGCACATCCCGCTGCACACCAACCGATCGGCCACGCTGACGCTCGGCGGCGCCCGGGTCCACCTCGGTTACGGCAGCCTCTGGCGCCTCGTGCCGACCAACCGGCACGGCGCCTGCAATCTGAGCGGCCCGGACCGTCTGCACATCATCATGGACTGTTATGCCGACGACACGTTCCGGGATCTCACGTCGAACCTGACACTCGACGACAACGACATTCAATGGTTGCCCGAGGCGACCGACGGCGAAATCTCGGCGCATCTCGACGAGGCCGTCGCTCTCGGGAAACTCGGCTACCACCAGGCGGCCGAACATTCGCTGCTGAAGCTCTTTTATCAGTACTCCATGCCCGAGGGAATGGGCTACGACCTCGTCATCCGCGCCTACGAAATGATGGGTGAGCATGCCCGGGCGGAACAGTGGCGACTCGAGAAGAAGGTAAAGCTCTGCCTCGCCTGA